The Ciceribacter thiooxidans genome window below encodes:
- a CDS encoding helix-turn-helix transcriptional regulator, which yields MDLEALFKVMGRLVGQWAPGEDAAGPAFHELMKSLLPFDYIVVFAYRGQERPIDLYSTFTAEEHVVFVSMYQAGPYLLDPFYRAAQQPKPGVWRMRELAPDRFFSSEYFRSYYTQTGLAEEIGFFVALDNGITVVLSLMRREQSGVFSAAEFALLKKAEPVVAALVRHAWSDLGRRFDLAIAKRGRSGRKAAQPSVDRVWRDLNLTDREAAIVELVLQGHSSESIGLRLGISTGTVKVHRRNVYRKLGISSQTQLLSIYLKSLG from the coding sequence ATGGATCTTGAAGCCTTGTTCAAAGTCATGGGGCGACTGGTGGGCCAGTGGGCTCCCGGCGAGGATGCGGCGGGGCCCGCCTTCCATGAGCTGATGAAGAGCCTGCTCCCCTTCGACTATATCGTCGTCTTTGCCTATCGCGGGCAGGAACGTCCGATCGATCTCTACAGCACCTTCACGGCCGAGGAGCACGTCGTCTTCGTCAGCATGTACCAGGCCGGACCCTATCTGCTCGATCCCTTCTACAGGGCAGCGCAGCAGCCGAAGCCCGGTGTCTGGCGCATGCGGGAGCTGGCGCCAGACCGGTTCTTCTCCAGCGAATATTTCCGCAGCTACTATACCCAGACAGGACTGGCCGAAGAAATCGGCTTCTTCGTCGCGCTCGACAACGGCATCACGGTCGTTCTCTCGCTGATGCGGCGGGAGCAGTCGGGGGTATTTTCCGCTGCCGAATTCGCGCTGCTGAAGAAGGCGGAACCGGTGGTGGCCGCCCTCGTCCGCCACGCCTGGTCCGATCTCGGTCGCCGCTTCGACCTGGCTATCGCCAAGCGCGGCAGAAGCGGGCGCAAGGCTGCCCAACCCTCCGTGGATCGCGTGTGGCGCGATCTCAATCTGACTGATCGGGAAGCCGCCATCGTCGAACTCGTCCTGCAAGGGCATTCGTCGGAATCAATCGGTCTTCGGCTCGGCATCTCCACCGGAACCGTCAAGGTTCATCGCCGCAACGTCTATCGCAAGCTCGGCATTTCCTCGCAAACGCAATTGCTGTCGATCTATCTCAAGAGCTTGGGGTAG
- a CDS encoding ABC transporter ATP-binding protein, with translation MTAPSTNDIEFRSVAKRYGSVTAVSDINLAVPKGAFVALLGPSGGGKTTCLRMIGGFEQPSEGTVLINGREMNGVPPYRRPVNMVFQHYALFPHFNVEENVAYGLRQQRPKLGTSEIASRAREALAMVRLGGFEKRRVHEMSGGQQQRVALARAIVNKPSVLLLDEPLAALDKKLRTAMQIELQTLQRELGITFVLVTHDQEEALSMSDMVCVMNAGRIVQMDRPQAIYDHPADLFVADFVGKTNRIAATLEADGTTIRLSNGMALGRDDKGTMAPGAVTVALRPEAIDLVRQQPTYADGLAGTVTHRIFLGSTAEYQIDVDGLGDFLVTADRRSVQESDLVEPGERVVLTFDPGRMHVFPA, from the coding sequence GTGACAGCGCCTTCGACGAACGACATCGAGTTTCGTTCGGTCGCCAAACGCTATGGCAGCGTGACGGCCGTATCGGACATCAATCTGGCCGTGCCGAAGGGTGCATTCGTAGCCCTGCTCGGACCGTCGGGTGGCGGCAAGACCACGTGCCTGAGGATGATCGGCGGCTTCGAGCAGCCAAGCGAAGGTACGGTGCTGATCAACGGCCGCGAGATGAATGGCGTGCCGCCCTATCGCCGTCCGGTCAACATGGTTTTCCAGCACTACGCGCTGTTTCCGCATTTCAACGTTGAGGAAAACGTCGCCTACGGTCTGAGGCAACAGCGGCCGAAGCTTGGCACCTCCGAGATCGCCAGCCGTGCGCGCGAGGCGCTGGCAATGGTGCGCCTCGGCGGGTTCGAGAAACGCCGCGTGCACGAAATGTCCGGCGGTCAGCAGCAGCGCGTGGCGCTGGCCCGCGCCATCGTCAACAAGCCCTCGGTGCTGCTGCTGGACGAGCCGCTTGCGGCTCTCGACAAGAAGCTGCGTACGGCCATGCAGATCGAGCTGCAGACCCTGCAGCGCGAGCTCGGCATCACCTTCGTGCTCGTCACCCACGACCAGGAAGAGGCGCTTTCGATGAGCGACATGGTGTGCGTGATGAATGCCGGCCGCATCGTCCAGATGGACAGGCCCCAGGCAATCTACGACCACCCGGCCGATCTCTTCGTGGCCGATTTCGTCGGCAAGACCAATCGCATCGCCGCCACGCTGGAGGCAGACGGAACGACGATCAGGCTCTCCAACGGCATGGCGCTGGGACGCGACGACAAGGGAACGATGGCTCCGGGCGCCGTGACCGTCGCGTTGCGTCCCGAGGCAATCGACCTCGTGCGGCAACAGCCGACGTACGCCGATGGGCTCGCGGGCACGGTCACCCACCGCATCTTTCTCGGCTCGACCGCCGAATATCAGATCGACGTCGACGGGCTTGGCGATTTTCTCGTCACGGCCGACCGGCGCAGCGTGCAGGAAAGCGATCTCGTCGAACCGGGCGAACGGGTCGTTCTGACATTCGATCCCGGCAGAATGCATGTCTTTCCGGCCTGA
- a CDS encoding SDR family NAD(P)-dependent oxidoreductase, with the protein MILKDRVAIVTGAGSGIGRAGAAIMAREGAHVSVVDRNIDAAETVVAEIRSTGGSAEALGLDVTDDAALESGLSAFMARHGRIDILHNHAGAQVAGDLEQVEIEGFDRSWSLNVRAHFMAARLVMPMMKRQGSGVILNTSSSSGVLFDREMIAYTTTKHAVIAMTRQMAGDYARFGIRVNALCPGWVDTPFNVPFIEQMGGRGAIEAYVREKVPMGRWASVEEIAESILFLVSSRSSYMTGQILVVDGGETVV; encoded by the coding sequence ATGATCCTGAAAGACCGCGTCGCGATCGTCACTGGCGCCGGCTCCGGCATCGGCCGGGCGGGCGCTGCCATCATGGCGCGCGAAGGCGCCCATGTCTCCGTCGTCGACCGCAATATCGACGCTGCGGAGACCGTCGTGGCCGAAATCCGCTCGACGGGCGGCAGCGCCGAGGCGCTCGGGCTCGATGTGACTGACGATGCCGCCCTTGAATCCGGTCTGTCGGCGTTCATGGCCCGTCATGGACGCATCGACATCCTGCACAATCACGCCGGCGCACAGGTGGCCGGCGATCTCGAGCAGGTCGAGATCGAGGGCTTCGACCGCTCGTGGAGCCTCAATGTTCGGGCGCACTTTATGGCTGCTCGCTTGGTCATGCCGATGATGAAACGTCAGGGATCCGGCGTCATTCTCAATACCTCGTCATCGTCCGGCGTGCTCTTCGACCGCGAGATGATCGCCTATACGACCACCAAACACGCCGTGATCGCCATGACCCGCCAGATGGCCGGCGACTACGCGCGCTTCGGCATTCGCGTCAACGCGCTCTGCCCCGGTTGGGTCGACACGCCCTTCAACGTACCCTTCATCGAACAGATGGGCGGCAGGGGGGCGATCGAAGCCTATGTCCGGGAAAAGGTGCCGATGGGGCGCTGGGCAAGTGTCGAGGAGATCGCCGAGTCCATCCTCTTTCTCGTGTCTTCGCGCTCCTCCTACATGACTGGCCAGATCCTGGTGGTTGACGGCGGCGAAACCGTCGTCTGA
- a CDS encoding cytochrome ubiquinol oxidase subunit I, whose protein sequence is MEIDVVELSRLQFAMTAMYHFLFVPLTLGLSIIIAIMETVYVMTDRPIWRQMTKFWGTLFGINFVLGVSTGITMEFQFGMNWSYYSHYVGDIFGAPLAVEGLMAFFLEATFVGLFFFGWDKLSKRAHLVVAWLVAIGSNLSALWILIANGWMQNPVGAEFNPMSMRMEMTSFFDVVFNQVAQAKFVHTVSAGYVTASVFVLGVSAWYLLKGRHTELARRSIAVAASFGLASALSVVVLGDESGYSVTHDQKMKLAAIEGMWETQPAPASFTLIGIPDQEARETHYALHIPYVMGLIGTRSLTGEIPGISDLVQQAEDRIRSGQIAYDALMTYRANKGVVSDEVRAAFEEHSKDLGFALLLKRYIDDPRQASEDQIKMAANDTVPTVWPLFWAFRLMVALGFSFIAVMAWFFWMASFRRMQFPRIALWLAVIIIPTPWIAAELGWFVAEFGRQPWTVDGVLPTALSASHLSVTELSITLAGFVLFYTVLFVIEMGLMLKYIRKGPYLDVPETDQWQQRHRERLTSPSALTQPAE, encoded by the coding sequence ATGGAAATCGACGTCGTCGAGCTGTCACGCCTGCAATTTGCAATGACGGCAATGTACCACTTTCTCTTCGTACCCCTCACACTCGGCCTCTCCATCATTATCGCGATCATGGAAACGGTCTATGTCATGACGGACCGTCCGATCTGGCGGCAGATGACAAAGTTCTGGGGCACGCTGTTCGGCATCAACTTCGTGCTGGGAGTCTCCACCGGCATTACCATGGAATTCCAGTTCGGCATGAACTGGAGCTATTACAGCCATTATGTCGGCGACATCTTTGGCGCGCCGCTCGCAGTCGAGGGGCTGATGGCCTTCTTCCTCGAAGCGACCTTCGTCGGCCTGTTCTTCTTCGGCTGGGACAAGCTCTCCAAGCGCGCCCACCTGGTCGTTGCCTGGCTCGTGGCGATCGGCTCGAACCTGTCGGCTCTCTGGATTCTCATCGCCAACGGCTGGATGCAGAACCCGGTCGGGGCCGAGTTCAATCCGATGTCGATGCGCATGGAAATGACATCGTTCTTCGACGTCGTCTTCAACCAAGTCGCGCAGGCGAAATTTGTCCATACGGTTTCGGCTGGCTACGTCACCGCCTCCGTGTTCGTGCTCGGCGTCTCCGCATGGTACCTGTTGAAGGGGCGCCACACGGAGCTTGCGCGACGGTCGATTGCCGTTGCGGCCTCCTTCGGCCTTGCCTCTGCGCTTTCCGTCGTCGTCCTCGGCGACGAATCCGGCTATTCGGTCACCCATGACCAGAAGATGAAGCTCGCCGCCATCGAAGGCATGTGGGAAACCCAGCCGGCGCCTGCATCCTTCACGCTGATCGGCATTCCCGATCAGGAAGCACGCGAGACCCACTATGCCCTCCACATCCCCTATGTGATGGGCCTGATCGGAACGCGTTCGCTGACCGGTGAAATCCCCGGCATCTCCGATCTTGTGCAGCAGGCGGAAGATCGGATCCGCTCGGGTCAGATCGCCTATGATGCACTGATGACCTACCGGGCCAACAAGGGCGTGGTGTCGGACGAGGTCCGCGCGGCGTTTGAAGAACACAGCAAGGATCTCGGCTTCGCCCTGCTCTTGAAGCGTTACATCGACGACCCCCGCCAGGCGAGCGAAGACCAGATCAAGATGGCGGCGAACGACACCGTCCCGACGGTCTGGCCGCTTTTCTGGGCCTTCCGCCTGATGGTGGCCCTCGGCTTCTCCTTCATTGCGGTCATGGCGTGGTTCTTCTGGATGGCGTCCTTCCGCCGGATGCAGTTCCCGCGTATCGCCCTGTGGCTCGCCGTCATCATCATCCCGACGCCGTGGATTGCCGCGGAACTCGGATGGTTCGTCGCCGAGTTCGGTCGCCAGCCCTGGACCGTCGACGGCGTGCTGCCGACGGCGCTCTCCGCCTCGCATCTCTCCGTGACCGAGCTTTCGATCACGCTCGCCGGCTTCGTGCTCTTCTACACTGTACTCTTCGTCATCGAGATGGGCCTGATGCTGAAATACATCCGTAAGGGTCCATACCTCGACGTGCCGGAAACCGATCAGTGGCAGCAACGACATCGCGAGCGGCTGACAAGCCCGTCTGCTCTCACCCAACCTGCGGAGTAA
- a CDS encoding ATP-binding cassette domain-containing protein has translation MSYLRGTRTLFEGLDFDVGAGETLALVGESGAGKTTLLNIVRGLEAPTRGGVWLQRRAIAGLPEAERAALIGYLPQRATLVRGTIADNLRLAAPTADDDMLWESLRIACLDEVVAAKGGLAHPLGEGGQGLSGGERRRLALARMLLRQPSVMLLDEPTEGLDVETARAVLVRVRSAFRQAAIVIAAHRAEERAWADRALEIRAP, from the coding sequence TTGAGTTACCTCCGGGGGACCCGCACGCTTTTCGAGGGCCTGGATTTTGACGTCGGCGCCGGTGAGACGCTTGCGCTCGTCGGCGAAAGCGGCGCGGGCAAGACCACCCTGCTCAACATCGTTCGGGGACTGGAAGCCCCCACACGAGGCGGCGTCTGGCTGCAACGGCGGGCAATCGCAGGTCTCCCGGAGGCGGAGCGTGCCGCATTGATCGGCTACCTGCCGCAGCGCGCCACGCTCGTCCGCGGGACGATTGCCGACAATCTGCGCCTTGCAGCCCCGACGGCCGACGACGACATGCTCTGGGAGAGCTTGCGGATCGCCTGCCTCGACGAGGTGGTCGCCGCAAAGGGCGGCCTCGCGCATCCTCTGGGCGAGGGCGGGCAAGGTCTGTCGGGCGGCGAACGGCGAAGGCTGGCGCTCGCCCGCATGCTGTTGCGCCAACCCTCCGTCATGCTTCTCGACGAGCCGACCGAAGGACTGGACGTAGAGACCGCCCGCGCGGTCCTCGTGCGGGTGCGTTCGGCGTTCCGCCAGGCCGCGATCGTCATCGCCGCCCATCGCGCCGAGGAGCGTGCATGGGCTGATCGCGCGCTCGAAATCCGCGCCCCATAG
- the cydX gene encoding cytochrome bd-I oxidase subunit CydX, whose protein sequence is MWYFAWLLGLPLAAIFAVVNAMWLEMQEDRAVMGGASEDADTAV, encoded by the coding sequence ATGTGGTATTTTGCCTGGCTTCTCGGACTTCCCCTGGCGGCGATCTTCGCAGTCGTCAACGCCATGTGGCTCGAAATGCAGGAAGACCGTGCGGTGATGGGCGGCGCGTCCGAAGACGCCGACACCGCGGTGTGA
- a CDS encoding ABC transporter permease, translating to MRALVTSVYLFLYAPIALVVLFSFNAGRSASEFTGFSTIWYGKALSNTFLITALQNSLLIAFTSAGLAAVFGTMAALGMERLGPRGRAIFDGLFAAAIVVPGVVIGIATLVALVEVFSFVNPALASIWPGEKPPQLGLGYGSIVAAHGLFSLALVTMIVKARIASLGRDIVEASSDLYATPFTTFREIVLPQILPSVLAGFLLAFTFSFDDFIVAFFVAGSKTTLPIYVFASIRRGVTPEINAIATLVLVASLFLILTARTLMRDKKTHAGE from the coding sequence ATGCGCGCGCTCGTCACCTCCGTCTACCTGTTCCTCTATGCACCGATCGCGCTCGTCGTGCTGTTCTCGTTCAATGCGGGCCGCAGCGCTTCCGAGTTCACCGGCTTCTCCACCATCTGGTACGGCAAGGCACTTTCCAACACCTTCCTGATCACGGCTCTGCAAAACAGCTTGCTGATCGCGTTCACCAGTGCCGGGCTCGCCGCCGTCTTTGGCACCATGGCAGCGCTCGGCATGGAGCGGCTTGGCCCACGCGGTCGTGCCATCTTCGACGGCTTGTTCGCCGCGGCCATCGTCGTGCCGGGTGTGGTGATCGGCATCGCCACCCTGGTGGCGCTGGTCGAGGTCTTCTCCTTCGTTAACCCGGCGCTCGCCTCGATCTGGCCGGGCGAAAAGCCGCCGCAGCTCGGGCTTGGCTACGGCTCCATCGTCGCCGCGCACGGCCTCTTTTCGCTGGCGCTGGTGACGATGATCGTCAAGGCGCGGATCGCCAGCCTTGGCCGCGACATCGTCGAGGCGTCGAGCGATCTCTATGCGACGCCGTTCACCACCTTCCGCGAGATCGTCCTGCCGCAGATTCTGCCCTCGGTGCTCGCCGGCTTCCTGCTCGCCTTCACCTTTTCCTTCGACGACTTCATCGTCGCCTTCTTCGTTGCCGGATCCAAGACCACGCTGCCGATCTATGTCTTCGCGTCGATCCGCCGTGGCGTCACGCCGGAGATCAACGCGATTGCCACGTTGGTGCTGGTCGCCTCGCTCTTCCTCATCCTGACAGCTCGCACGCTGATGCGGGACAAAAAAACGCATGCCGGGGAGTAA
- a CDS encoding ABC transporter permease, which produces MAFTTDTRKRLVTAALVAPAAIWLFVFLVLPFMAIVVFSVGERAPEGGYQAAFTFAQFANLGSRAAAFRNTMLIAPLGAFLCLIVAYPVAYYLAIKASPRYRLLLVSLVVVPFWTSLLVRTYAWMYILGSRGIPNLLSMIGIEDVRLLNTPGAVLLGIVYGYLPLMIMPIYVSLEKLDRRLLEASADLGARPVSTFFGVTLPLSLPGVMTGLALVTILLLGEYLIPQLLGGGKVFFIGNALVDLFLQSRNWPFGSAIAVTLVAVVVIVLSVAMRIAFRISGSRQVDLV; this is translated from the coding sequence ATGGCCTTTACAACGGACACACGAAAGAGACTGGTCACCGCAGCGCTGGTAGCCCCCGCGGCGATCTGGCTGTTCGTCTTCCTCGTTCTGCCCTTCATGGCCATCGTCGTCTTTTCGGTCGGCGAACGGGCGCCCGAAGGCGGCTACCAGGCGGCCTTTACCTTCGCCCAGTTCGCCAATCTCGGGTCGCGCGCCGCCGCCTTCCGCAACACCATGCTGATTGCACCGCTCGGCGCCTTTCTTTGCCTGATCGTCGCCTATCCGGTTGCCTATTACCTGGCGATCAAGGCCAGTCCGCGATACCGGCTGCTGCTCGTCTCTTTGGTCGTCGTGCCCTTCTGGACCAGCCTGCTGGTGCGCACCTATGCCTGGATGTACATCCTCGGCTCGCGCGGCATCCCCAACCTCCTCTCGATGATCGGCATCGAGGACGTGCGGCTGCTGAACACGCCGGGCGCCGTGCTGCTCGGCATCGTCTACGGCTACCTGCCGCTGATGATCATGCCGATCTATGTGAGCCTCGAAAAGCTCGACCGCAGGTTGCTCGAGGCCTCGGCCGATCTCGGTGCAAGGCCGGTCTCGACCTTCTTCGGCGTCACCTTGCCGCTCTCTCTTCCGGGCGTCATGACAGGCTTGGCGCTGGTCACCATCCTGCTTCTCGGCGAATACCTGATCCCTCAGCTTCTTGGCGGCGGCAAGGTGTTCTTCATCGGCAATGCGCTGGTCGACCTCTTCCTCCAGTCGCGAAACTGGCCGTTCGGTTCCGCGATTGCCGTGACGCTGGTGGCGGTCGTCGTCATCGTTCTCAGCGTCGCCATGCGCATCGCCTTCAGGATTTCTGGCTCAAGACAGGTGGATCTCGTCTGA
- a CDS encoding GGDEF domain-containing protein has product MFTVGLLAAIVCGLGCLVIVFVWLRDRSTAAYAWWIIAFLLYGLGVLIAAQRYRLPLLSNIGTPGFATLLGFGAFWSGLRILDRRPTTLLALTPAMIWAFGLPFVHDAFALRQINYNVAIGTGTFLVGFDLWRSSVKEFSPRLGIAIICLSETVVSYSQAIALVVMRNDVGDGPLQGWFTFAPFQSAVAMVAIVVLGILMIGERTQHRFRDLAMKDELTGIFNRRGFFETSTNALRRTNRKTGETAMALFDIDFFKSINDTYGHPAGDRVIAEFAQRAARAIRPGDILGRIGGEEFALLLPGTTLSDARKVVERVRAAFADTPIVDGHNRILATTSAGISTVANQEVDLNSLVSSADEALLAAKKAGRNRTSILRPIDVSGSFPQ; this is encoded by the coding sequence ATGTTCACTGTCGGCTTGTTGGCCGCTATTGTATGTGGACTCGGCTGCCTGGTCATTGTATTTGTATGGCTGCGTGACCGTTCAACGGCAGCCTATGCTTGGTGGATCATCGCATTTCTGCTGTACGGACTTGGCGTTCTGATTGCAGCGCAACGATATCGGCTGCCCCTGCTTTCGAATATTGGTACTCCCGGCTTTGCGACTTTGCTGGGGTTTGGAGCCTTCTGGTCGGGATTGCGCATTCTTGATCGACGGCCCACGACGCTTTTGGCATTGACGCCAGCGATGATTTGGGCGTTCGGGCTACCTTTCGTTCATGACGCCTTTGCCCTTCGACAGATCAATTACAATGTCGCTATCGGAACCGGGACCTTTCTTGTTGGCTTCGATCTGTGGCGGTCGTCCGTGAAGGAATTCTCACCGCGTCTGGGCATTGCGATTATCTGCCTGTCTGAGACGGTTGTCAGTTACAGCCAGGCAATTGCCCTCGTGGTGATGCGCAACGATGTCGGCGATGGCCCGTTGCAAGGATGGTTCACATTTGCACCCTTCCAATCCGCTGTCGCGATGGTGGCAATCGTTGTGCTGGGTATCCTCATGATTGGCGAGCGCACACAACATCGGTTTCGCGACCTCGCCATGAAAGATGAGCTCACTGGCATTTTCAATCGAAGAGGTTTCTTCGAGACGAGCACGAATGCCCTTAGAAGGACGAACCGAAAAACGGGTGAAACCGCGATGGCGCTCTTTGACATCGATTTTTTCAAGTCCATCAACGACACATACGGTCACCCTGCCGGAGACAGAGTTATCGCTGAGTTCGCACAACGAGCGGCTCGGGCGATCCGGCCCGGCGATATCCTTGGGAGAATCGGAGGCGAGGAATTTGCTCTGCTGCTGCCCGGTACAACACTCAGTGATGCCCGCAAGGTCGTGGAACGCGTGCGTGCAGCCTTCGCGGACACGCCGATTGTGGATGGCCACAATAGGATCTTGGCGACAACAAGCGCCGGAATCTCGACTGTTGCGAACCAGGAGGTGGATCTCAACAGCCTTGTTTCTTCCGCGGACGAGGCTCTGCTTGCAGCGAAGAAGGCGGGGCGCAATCGCACCAGCATTCTGCGGCCAATAGACGTGAGCGGGTCGTTTCCCCAGTGA
- a CDS encoding M20 metallopeptidase family protein — MEPTLERRMIDIRRHLHRNPELSNEERETQAYLKQVLEEAGFETVKPVAGFGLAVEIVGAAGPSNRKVVIRADIDALPINETSGVPFTSERPGVMHACGHDAHAAMGYAAAVLLDRQKQAFSGTVRLIFQPAEEAEPLGGRRVIEEGLLDDVDAAIGIHVDPYTPAGRVAVGTGPYTLACDTFDVVVSGNSAHAAKPSDGVDALAIACSMVTELQKIVSREIDPYDPLVVSITGIEGGGAYNVIAPEVRLRGTIRSGHEKTRQKAWQRLRQILESLASAHGASVDINLQRGEPAVVNAPEMVDIIQRAGADVVGRENVINAPGWTAADDFAFYSEKCPAVYFRLGIRSDEAGSIYPLHHPRFRVDESALAKGAAVLAGAACIFLKPPFETTRRP, encoded by the coding sequence ATGGAACCCACCCTGGAACGCCGGATGATCGACATCCGGCGTCACCTGCACCGCAACCCGGAACTCTCCAACGAAGAACGCGAGACGCAGGCCTATCTGAAGCAGGTCCTTGAGGAGGCAGGCTTTGAGACTGTCAAGCCCGTCGCCGGGTTCGGGCTTGCCGTCGAGATCGTCGGCGCGGCCGGGCCTTCTAACCGCAAGGTCGTGATCCGCGCCGATATCGACGCCTTGCCGATCAACGAGACGTCAGGCGTTCCATTCACCTCGGAGCGGCCGGGCGTGATGCATGCCTGCGGCCACGATGCCCATGCCGCGATGGGATATGCCGCCGCGGTTCTGCTCGACCGCCAGAAACAAGCCTTCAGTGGCACCGTGCGACTGATCTTCCAGCCCGCCGAGGAGGCGGAACCGCTGGGCGGCCGACGCGTCATCGAAGAAGGCCTGCTCGATGACGTCGATGCCGCGATCGGCATCCATGTCGATCCCTACACACCGGCCGGCCGGGTCGCCGTCGGTACAGGCCCCTACACGCTTGCCTGCGACACCTTCGACGTCGTGGTTTCCGGCAATTCCGCGCATGCCGCCAAGCCCTCGGATGGGGTGGACGCGCTCGCCATCGCCTGCTCGATGGTCACGGAGTTGCAGAAGATCGTGTCGCGGGAGATCGATCCCTACGACCCGTTGGTCGTTTCCATTACCGGCATCGAAGGCGGCGGTGCGTATAACGTCATTGCCCCGGAAGTCCGGCTGAGGGGCACGATTCGCAGTGGCCATGAGAAAACCCGACAGAAGGCTTGGCAGCGTCTGCGCCAGATCCTCGAGAGCCTCGCCTCGGCGCACGGCGCCAGCGTCGACATAAACCTCCAGCGCGGCGAACCGGCGGTCGTCAACGCACCTGAAATGGTGGATATCATCCAGCGTGCAGGCGCAGACGTCGTCGGGCGCGAAAATGTGATCAATGCACCTGGCTGGACCGCCGCCGACGACTTCGCGTTCTACAGCGAGAAGTGCCCCGCCGTGTACTTCCGCCTAGGAATTCGCAGCGATGAGGCGGGTTCGATCTATCCGCTCCATCACCCAAGGTTCCGCGTCGACGAAAGTGCTCTGGCGAAGGGTGCCGCTGTGCTTGCTGGCGCAGCTTGCATCTTCCTCAAACCCCCATTTGAAACGACAAGGAGACCTTGA
- the cydB gene encoding cytochrome d ubiquinol oxidase subunit II, which translates to MILHQLLDFELLRVMWWVLLGVLLGGFALTDGFDMGVGALLPFVGKTDTERRVAINTIGPVWEGNQVWFILGGGAIFAAWPPLYAVSFSGFYLAMFAVLAALILRPVGFKYRSKRDSAVWRSAWDWALFVGGAVPALIFGVAMGNVLQGVPFSFNEDLMIFYEGSFLGLLNPFALLAGLVSLAMLVMHGAAWLQLKAEGPVRERARMYGSVAAIVTIVAYALAGVWLASGIAGYAIVGSPVTDGPSNPLLGEVARSPSWLAAYTARPWIAVAPVLGFVGAVLVFLGFRAGREVSTLLSSKLSIAGIVASVGLSMFPFILPSSLDPNSSLTVWNSSSSHQTLFVMLVMAVIFVPIILAYTAWVYKVLWGKVTEADVTENSSTVY; encoded by the coding sequence ATGATCCTTCATCAACTCCTCGATTTCGAACTGCTGCGTGTGATGTGGTGGGTGCTGCTCGGCGTCCTGCTCGGCGGCTTTGCGCTCACCGACGGCTTTGATATGGGCGTCGGCGCGCTTCTTCCCTTCGTCGGCAAGACGGACACGGAACGGCGCGTGGCCATCAACACGATCGGCCCCGTCTGGGAAGGCAACCAGGTCTGGTTCATCCTCGGTGGCGGGGCGATCTTCGCGGCCTGGCCGCCGCTCTATGCGGTGAGCTTCTCCGGCTTCTACCTCGCCATGTTCGCCGTGCTCGCCGCATTGATCCTGCGGCCGGTCGGCTTCAAGTACCGGTCGAAGCGCGACAGCGCAGTCTGGCGGAGTGCCTGGGACTGGGCGCTGTTCGTCGGCGGCGCCGTGCCGGCGCTGATCTTCGGCGTTGCCATGGGAAATGTCCTCCAGGGCGTGCCGTTCAGCTTCAACGAAGACCTGATGATCTTCTACGAAGGGTCCTTCCTCGGTTTGCTGAACCCCTTCGCACTGCTTGCGGGTCTCGTGTCGCTTGCGATGCTCGTCATGCACGGTGCCGCCTGGCTGCAGTTGAAGGCCGAAGGACCGGTGCGGGAGCGTGCCCGGATGTACGGCTCCGTTGCCGCGATCGTGACGATCGTCGCCTACGCGCTTGCCGGCGTCTGGTTGGCGTCGGGGATCGCCGGTTATGCCATCGTCGGCTCCCCCGTCACCGACGGGCCGTCCAACCCGCTGCTCGGCGAGGTCGCGCGCTCGCCCTCGTGGCTTGCCGCCTATACCGCGAGGCCGTGGATTGCGGTTGCCCCGGTTCTCGGGTTTGTCGGCGCGGTGCTTGTGTTTCTCGGCTTCAGGGCCGGTCGCGAGGTCTCGACGCTCCTGTCCTCGAAACTCTCGATCGCTGGCATCGTCGCCTCGGTCGGCCTGTCGATGTTCCCGTTCATCCTGCCGTCCTCGCTCGATCCGAACTCATCGCTGACGGTCTGGAATTCGTCTTCGTCGCACCAGACGCTCTTCGTCATGCTGGTCATGGCCGTGATCTTCGTTCCGATCATCCTTGCCTACACCGCTTGGGTCTACAAGGTCCTGTGGGGCAAGGTGACCGAAGCGGATGTGACCGAAAACAGCAGCACCGTCTACTGA